The window GCCAGACTTTTCCGCCTATCTTGCCCTGCAACTGTGGACCTAGTTTTTCGGATTGACGGTAACGGTTGCCGCCATAGACAATGCTGTCTCCGACCAACAACGTATCTTGAACGTTAGGCTTGGGTACGAACTCGGCAGCGACGCCCATGCTGCGACTGTTGAACGCGTAGTCGTTGCGGTTCAAGAACGCGCCGGATTGGCTTGGAGCCGGGATGTAACCAAACGGCGGGCCTGGCCGATAAAGCGGGAAGTCAAGAAGCCCAAAGACCCTCAAACCTAACTCAACGCAGAATAGGAGGACAAGGGCGCTACCCGCGACCCACTTGAAAACGAGCTTCATGCGCGCCCCGACGTGCAACCAAACTTAGGCGCCACGACTGATATTGGGTGTCAACCGGTTAGCGTGGAGGCGCACATACCCCAGGCCCCCAAAATCGACGGTCAACGTCGAACACCGCAACGGGCGCGCCACTCAGATACTGGAAGTGGATCACCCCGCCGCTCTCGACGGCATCGAAGGCATAGGCCGCCATCGGCATTTCGATTTCCGCCCGCGGGCTCATCGGTCGGTTGCGCAGAAGGCCCTGCACCACGCCATTGAGCCCAGACACGTCCTCGTTCCTGAATGCGACCCGAACCTCGCTGGCTTAACAAGCAACGTCATACGTTCGCCGGATCCAAATCATTTGGCGGCCCGAACTAAACAACCCCGCGCACCGCGTTGAGATGGCCTCGCACGTAAACAAAGTGTGCAGCGCCTCCCGGGGGTTAGACCCGGCTCGTACCCTTTGGTCACGGGCTCGTCCTATGGACGGGTCGCCTTGGGATAGAGCTGGACGGCGAGCTTCAGGCCCCGGCGGAAACGTGGGGCCATGAAGTGAAGATAGCGAAATTGCCTCAGCTCATGCCGGATCGCGCGATCGGCATTGGCGCGAAGCCAGGCGCCACGCCTGCCCCTTTCCTGGCCCTTGGCCGTCATGACCACATTGTGGAAAAGCGCATCGTCGAACTCCTAAAAAGGTCGAAAGGTGTTCTCCAACGAACACGAAATTGCAGGCCTGAAAGACCGCGCCGTTCTGGCCGCACCGTTCGTCGGCAAAGGTTTGCAGCCATTTGACCGACGGCCAGGCGCGGCGAACATAGCGAACCGCATAGGCAATCGCCCGGCTTTCGCTGAGGCGCGGCGCGGCGCGGCGCGTCGTCATCCAGCCACATGCGGTTGAGTTCAAGATGCTGGTCATTGGCCGAGCGCTCAACCACCGCACGCCTGAAGCCGGGTTCATCGCAGAGCCAAATTGTAAGACCCCAACAACTCGCCTTCGATGAGCGCCCCAAGGTGGACATAGCTGTTGGCGACGATCGTATGGCTATAGTGGTGGCGTCGGATGATCGCTTTGGCCTGTTCACGGTGTATTTCGCGAACATGCATTTGGGCGGTGCCAAATCCGTTGGCGCGGCGCGCGCCAAATAGCACCGCCTGGTCATCCAGCAGGTAATTCGCTGCCATGGCCGCGCGCCTTTTCAAGGGCGCTCGGGGCGCTCAGCCAAACTGATTGGCGGCATTGCAGCGCGGGCAGGCCACTTCGATCTGACCGGACGCATCAACCGCCTGCCGGGCAAGAAGCCGGCCGCAGGATCGACACCGCGACGGCTTCATCTCGACTCGGCGCGCACGGCGAGCATGAGGGTCACCACAGGACCTTTTCATTTACGGCAAGCTCCTCGCCACGCTTGAAGGCTATACCCCGATGGCTGGGGCGGACGGGCCGTCCACGATCGGCGCCGATCGACGGCGGTGCGTGGCGACTATGCGCGCACCGCTCCCGTCCTGGGTGGGCGGCCGTTCAATCAATGACAGGCAAGCCATAGCGCTCCTGCCCGGCCAGCAGGGCTCGGGCGATCCGCGCCACTCATTGACCAGCGCTACGGCAGCCACCCCTGGTGCCTTTCGTTTGCCCTCAGGCCTGGCCTGTAGGCCGCCCGACCAGGTCTGGCACCGGCATCGGCGGCAACAGGGCGCGGATGGCGAGACCGAGGCTGAGCAGGTCGCGGTCGCTCCCGGAAGGACCGTCAAGTTCCAGCGCCAGCGGCAGGCCGGTAGCCCGGGTCAGCCCGGTCGGCAGGACCAGCCCGGGCAGGCCCACGGTGCTGCCCGGACTGATATTGCGCGCCATGGCGGTCTGGAAGGAGATCGCGGTGCCGCCGATCATCACCGTCTCGTCCTCACCGATCAGGGTGGCCGGCGTCATGGTGGCCGGAAACAGCATGGCGGCGACGTCCTGTTGCACGAAGTAGTCGGTGAAAAGCCTTTGCAGGGCCGGACGGTGGACATCGCGGGCGGCGGCATAGGCGGCCTCCGGTATCGTCAAGGGTGCGCCCGGCATCACAAATCGCTCGAACACCGCCTTCACGTCAGGGCTGACGGACTCGACCAACTCGGCGAGGCTAACGGGCGCGCCCGAGGCCTTCAGATAAGCCATCCAGGACGCGGCAGCGTCGTGGATCTGGATCGGCGCTGTGACCTGGGCGACCAGTCCCGCAAGGTCAGGTATGTCGGCCTCCACCAGCACGACGCCGGCTTCGCGCAGGCGGTCCATCACCGCGTCCATCTGATGTTCGACCTCAGGGTCCAGGCCCGAGAAATAGAAGCCACGGGCGATGCCCAGCCGCAGACCGCGCAGGTCCGCAGGCGCCACCGGCCGCTGATCCCCGGTCATCACGGCATCGAACAGCACCAGATCTTCGACCGTGCGCGCGTGCGGACCGATCTGGTCGAACAGCGGCGTGATCGGCGCCGTGCCGTCATTGGGGTAGCGGCCCGTGGTCGGCCGAAACCCGCAAACGCCGCAAAGGGCGGCAGGCACGCGGATCGACCCTTGCGTATCTTCCGCCACGCCCAGCGGCGCCATCCGGGCCGCCACGGCTGCAGCCGTCCCGCCGCTGCTGCCGCCGGGTATGCGTTGCGGGTCGTAGGGATTGCGCACCGCCCCGAATGCCTGGTTGTTACTGGTCCAGCCGAACGACAGTTCATGCAGATTGGTCTTGCCCAGCACACTGGCGCCCGCCGCGCGCAGTTTCGCCACGGCGGTGGCGTCGGTCGCCGAGTGGAAGTCGGACAGCGCCCGCGTCCCGGCCGTGGTGCGCAAATCACAGGTGTTGATGCTGTCCTTGATCGGGATCGGCAGGCCGTGCAGCAGACCCAGCGGTCCGCCGGCCGCGCGCAGGCGGTCGGCCGCGCGGGCCGCTTCGCGCACCGCCTCCGGCTCCAGAGTGATGAAGGCGTTGAGGTCGCGGCCGGCCTCGCATCGCACCAGCAGGGCCTCGGCATAGGCCTCGGCCGAAACATCCCCCGCCCGCATGGCGGCAACGGCGTCGCAGGCTGAGAGTTCGATCATGTCACGTTCCGTTGAGGTTCCCGCGCCAACAGGTCGTTGAGCGCGGCATTGATGAACATGGCATCCTCGGGCTCGATGCCGCCACCCG of the Caulobacter henricii genome contains:
- a CDS encoding Com family DNA-binding transcriptional regulator, coding for MKRSCGDPHARRARRVEMKPSRCRSCGRLLARQAVDASGQIEVACPRCNAANQFG
- a CDS encoding amidase family protein, whose translation is MIELSACDAVAAMRAGDVSAEAYAEALLVRCEAGRDLNAFITLEPEAVREAARAADRLRAAGGPLGLLHGLPIPIKDSINTCDLRTTAGTRALSDFHSATDATAVAKLRAAGASVLGKTNLHELSFGWTSNNQAFGAVRNPYDPQRIPGGSSGGTAAAVAARMAPLGVAEDTQGSIRVPAALCGVCGFRPTTGRYPNDGTAPITPLFDQIGPHARTVEDLVLFDAVMTGDQRPVAPADLRGLRLGIARGFYFSGLDPEVEHQMDAVMDRLREAGVVLVEADIPDLAGLVAQVTAPIQIHDAAASWMAYLKASGAPVSLAELVESVSPDVKAVFERFVMPGAPLTIPEAAYAAARDVHRPALQRLFTDYFVQQDVAAMLFPATMTPATLIGEDETVMIGGTAISFQTAMARNISPGSTVGLPGLVLPTGLTRATGLPLALELDGPSGSDRDLLSLGLAIRALLPPMPVPDLVGRPTGQA